A single genomic interval of Brevibacillus brevis harbors:
- a CDS encoding BTAD domain-containing putative transcriptional regulator, with protein sequence MIPIHIPISKITPPGQKPYVLRRPALAKKMRLLKYTQLCLIHAGTGYGKTTSLATFLHDEALAASWYTIQDGDDALLAFVICLVESVRQVHSDFGQVLREQLVRITEQSPVPSIDSKVLVDWFVGECVQLQVDHILVLDHYQRMDSDSDVDRFVQRLAEALPQKVKLVILTRARPKWSNLDLLSARGECLELTTNDLSFTLEESEAFYSDQYDITLSEDDWGRVEEVAQGWVMALRTFGEMVTRGQTVSDSLRELSRLLHLLEVEVWTQLDAGMQRFLMEAAVLEQFDLEDCKQILGEGCIEYLLEAQRCNLFLHVHAGSHYSFHPLFQRLLSSKLAANQATYVHVNHKAAGWYRRKGDEAKAFGRLRLVEQWEVLGEWLCQASERLLQAGKLDFLYEWITLLPDSIKCEQHWLLFYQGEVERYRCLYAKAFSSYEQFLKQCEQKQDQIGLCRGLEGQARVHLDSVQGVRAEELLKRAIQLLPPFEQENEMAPRLYRLLAEIYTNRGDAKQAAAWYERSQELEQQTEVELESRLLFRTGRLQSSIQLLESKWQVEQRKHPPLTRSYRETSLLLSFVYALNGEWERGWESAETAIQLGRAAHSPFVEANGYVRKAHAALISQTLPTDEIRQLYEKGLQIMEELQSTRGKSETLLGLTLLHAREKALDQALLYGNRGIQETEAMRDDWLGSLVRMAIGIAYAKYGKEEEAWATFIDCADRLSHCGDSYSVVICQLWLSFLAYRKKQWDLFIPAVTQALSLMQSGEYQFLLQRPTLLTPHDVQQLMPILIEAERRKVSQDYVSQLLNDLGLQNVTFHPGYTLRIQTLGAFRVWLGERELSEKAWQRGTAKLLFQLLLTKRHHLLAREEIMNRLWPDSIEEAAIRDFKVSLNALNKALEPDRAARTDTFFIQRHGSSYGFNLASGYHMDVEEFEKLVTLGLAESDRRQSAILLEKGLAYYLGDYMPECRYEDWCVEERERVQALFLRGAERVAKIMLEDGQLEKTIRWCEAILRVDDCWEESYRLLMTAYYQQNNRTQAIRWYEKCVAKLRENLGVAPMPATMETYLQIIEK encoded by the coding sequence ATGATTCCAATCCACATCCCTATATCCAAGATAACTCCTCCAGGACAGAAGCCATACGTCTTACGGCGACCTGCATTGGCAAAAAAAATGCGTCTGTTGAAATATACGCAGCTTTGTCTCATTCATGCAGGGACAGGCTATGGCAAAACGACATCTCTGGCTACATTTCTACATGATGAAGCACTGGCTGCGTCCTGGTATACCATCCAGGATGGAGACGATGCTCTTCTTGCGTTTGTCATCTGTCTCGTCGAAAGTGTTCGTCAGGTTCATTCTGATTTTGGTCAGGTATTGCGAGAGCAGCTTGTACGTATCACAGAGCAAAGTCCGGTGCCTTCCATAGACAGTAAGGTACTGGTCGACTGGTTCGTCGGGGAATGTGTACAGCTCCAGGTGGACCACATACTTGTTTTGGACCATTACCAACGAATGGATAGTGATAGTGACGTCGATCGATTTGTTCAACGGTTAGCCGAGGCTCTTCCACAAAAGGTCAAGCTGGTCATCTTAACGCGCGCTCGACCGAAATGGTCCAATCTCGACTTGTTGTCCGCAAGAGGAGAGTGTCTCGAACTTACAACAAATGACCTTTCTTTTACGTTGGAGGAGAGTGAAGCCTTTTATTCTGATCAATACGATATCACGCTATCCGAAGACGATTGGGGCCGAGTAGAAGAAGTGGCACAAGGCTGGGTGATGGCGCTTCGCACTTTTGGGGAAATGGTAACGAGGGGGCAGACGGTTTCTGACAGTCTGCGTGAGTTATCCCGATTGTTGCATTTGCTGGAAGTGGAAGTCTGGACACAGCTTGATGCAGGTATGCAGCGCTTCTTGATGGAGGCAGCGGTTCTCGAACAATTCGATCTGGAGGATTGTAAGCAAATACTCGGGGAAGGATGCATTGAGTATCTGCTGGAAGCACAGCGTTGTAATCTTTTTCTTCATGTCCATGCAGGATCTCATTATTCCTTTCATCCGCTTTTCCAGCGCCTCCTATCTAGCAAGCTGGCTGCGAACCAAGCGACATACGTGCATGTCAATCACAAGGCCGCAGGATGGTACAGACGTAAAGGGGACGAGGCAAAAGCTTTTGGGCGGTTGCGTCTCGTCGAGCAGTGGGAGGTGCTGGGTGAATGGTTGTGCCAAGCATCGGAAAGATTGCTGCAAGCAGGGAAGCTGGACTTTTTATACGAGTGGATAACACTGTTACCAGATAGCATCAAGTGCGAACAGCATTGGCTGTTGTTTTATCAAGGTGAAGTAGAACGCTATCGCTGTCTATATGCGAAGGCCTTTTCTTCTTATGAGCAATTTCTGAAACAATGTGAACAAAAGCAAGATCAAATCGGATTGTGTCGCGGGCTGGAAGGGCAAGCTCGCGTTCATCTCGACAGCGTACAAGGCGTCCGGGCAGAAGAACTGCTGAAGAGGGCGATTCAACTGTTGCCTCCATTTGAGCAAGAGAATGAAATGGCACCGAGACTATACCGCTTGCTGGCAGAAATTTATACGAATCGCGGAGATGCCAAACAGGCGGCAGCATGGTATGAACGGAGTCAGGAATTAGAGCAGCAGACGGAGGTGGAGCTGGAATCGCGCCTGTTGTTCCGTACCGGCCGATTGCAGTCCTCCATTCAGCTCTTGGAGAGTAAGTGGCAGGTAGAACAGAGGAAGCATCCTCCGCTGACGAGATCGTATCGCGAAACCTCTTTGCTGCTATCTTTCGTCTATGCATTGAATGGCGAATGGGAGCGAGGGTGGGAATCGGCAGAAACGGCCATACAACTCGGACGTGCAGCACATTCCCCTTTTGTAGAAGCGAATGGCTATGTTCGAAAAGCCCATGCAGCCCTCATCAGTCAAACATTGCCTACGGATGAGATTCGTCAGCTTTATGAAAAAGGCTTGCAAATCATGGAGGAGCTCCAGTCGACACGCGGCAAGTCAGAAACGCTTCTGGGACTAACCTTGCTTCACGCAAGAGAAAAGGCACTCGACCAAGCTCTTTTGTATGGCAACAGGGGGATACAAGAGACTGAGGCGATGCGCGACGACTGGTTAGGCAGTCTGGTACGGATGGCGATTGGGATTGCATACGCCAAATACGGTAAAGAAGAGGAAGCGTGGGCTACCTTTATCGATTGTGCCGATCGACTTAGTCACTGCGGGGATAGCTACAGTGTCGTCATTTGCCAATTATGGCTGAGCTTCTTGGCTTATCGTAAAAAGCAATGGGATTTGTTCATACCTGCGGTGACGCAAGCTCTGTCCTTGATGCAGTCTGGTGAATATCAATTCCTTCTGCAAAGGCCTACTCTGCTTACCCCCCATGATGTGCAGCAGCTTATGCCAATTCTGATTGAGGCAGAGCGTCGAAAGGTATCGCAGGATTACGTCTCTCAGCTGTTAAATGATTTGGGCTTGCAAAACGTGACATTCCACCCCGGCTATACCCTTCGCATTCAGACGTTGGGCGCGTTCCGTGTATGGCTGGGAGAGCGGGAACTGAGCGAAAAGGCATGGCAGCGAGGGACGGCAAAGCTGTTGTTTCAGCTTTTATTGACAAAGAGACATCATTTGTTAGCCCGGGAAGAAATCATGAACCGACTTTGGCCAGACAGTATCGAGGAAGCGGCAATCCGCGACTTTAAAGTGTCGCTGAATGCATTGAACAAAGCACTCGAGCCAGATCGTGCTGCAAGAACAGATACATTCTTCATTCAACGCCATGGCAGCTCTTACGGTTTTAACCTGGCATCGGGCTACCATATGGACGTCGAGGAGTTCGAGAAGCTCGTTACCCTGGGCCTGGCAGAATCAGACCGGCGTCAGAGCGCCATCCTTTTGGAAAAAGGGCTTGCGTATTACTTGGGCGATTACATGCCGGAATGCCGTTATGAGGATTGGTGTGTAGAAGAGCGTGAGAGAGTGCAGGCACTGTTTTTACGCGGAGCAGAGAGGGTAGCCAAAATCATGCTTGAGGATGGGCAATTGGAAAAAACGATCCGCTGGTGTGAAGCGATTCTGCGGGTGGACGATTGCTGGGAGGAGTCGTACCGCTTACTTATGACTGCGTATTATCAGCAAAATAATCGGACACAGGCCATTCGCTGGTACGAAAAATGTGTAGCAAAACTGAGGGAGAACCTCGGTGTCGCACCAATGCCTGCAACCATGGAGACATACCTTCAAATTATAGAGAAGTAA
- a CDS encoding TetR/AcrR family transcriptional regulator, whose translation MAPSKKDQIANGALTAFAQLGYSETTMDAIAEMAQVAKGTLYYHFSTKEELFLYVIEKGVKMLIYHVDNVMQNEELSLEDRILNVLDEHLRFFSENQDLCFLLLSAFSGDGQRDRMVGNLLGGYFSTMESHMLELQQQGYIRADIDIRTLASALFGMVGFTVLRKQFRKEPVNSAADKQTLRYMLSGMFQTK comes from the coding sequence ATGGCACCATCCAAAAAAGATCAAATTGCAAATGGAGCTTTAACCGCATTTGCCCAATTGGGATATAGCGAAACAACCATGGATGCAATCGCGGAAATGGCGCAGGTGGCAAAAGGAACACTCTATTATCACTTTTCCACAAAGGAAGAGCTGTTTTTGTACGTGATAGAAAAAGGCGTGAAGATGCTGATTTACCATGTAGATAATGTCATGCAAAATGAAGAGCTTTCCTTGGAGGATCGCATTCTGAATGTGCTGGATGAGCATCTTCGCTTCTTTTCCGAGAATCAAGATTTGTGTTTCCTGTTGCTGAGCGCCTTTTCAGGAGATGGACAGCGCGACAGGATGGTTGGCAATCTGTTAGGTGGCTATTTCAGCACAATGGAGTCACACATGCTGGAATTGCAGCAGCAAGGGTATATCCGGGCAGATATCGATATTCGTACACTTGCTTCCGCATTGTTTGGCATGGTTGGCTTTACCGTGCTTCGCAAGCAATTTCGCAAAGAGCCAGTGAATAGTGCCGCAGATAAACAGACGCTTCGTTATATGCTTTCAGGAATGTTTCAAACCAAATAA
- a CDS encoding HlyD family secretion protein, whose amino-acid sequence MNKRAWIGVGSFVVGIAVLGTVLFGSNVSSMAGQNTTKLAGVIEGTEVDLSFKMGGSIEQLSLKEGDEVKAGQVVATLSSAEILAKKEQAEAAYKLSLVKLDQAKKGVSVTDNSSNAQVDQAKAAVNSAQAQLDANKNGARSEEITQLKAKLQAAQTSNQIAATNLERMKKLMAEGAVPQVKVEEAQMQAEKAQAEFKAAEEQLKMAQTGSRKEQVDAAQAQLDQAKAAYNQAVAGRGQVGLKELDVKSAEANVMQAKGALAEMEAYVNNTKLTAPVDGIVKSVAVQKGELVSQGFTVLTIQTKSDNYVKFYVNEYMLANVKTGDQVKLFVPALSREVDAKVVTVAPAADFAVKKATQELGDRDIRSFQVKLLVSDPELRPGLTVEWKLEGAGNGE is encoded by the coding sequence ATGAACAAACGTGCATGGATCGGTGTAGGTAGCTTTGTAGTTGGCATTGCAGTACTGGGAACCGTATTGTTTGGTTCAAATGTGAGTAGCATGGCTGGTCAGAATACAACGAAATTAGCAGGTGTAATCGAGGGAACAGAGGTAGACCTCTCTTTTAAAATGGGCGGTTCCATCGAACAGCTCTCACTAAAAGAAGGAGACGAAGTAAAAGCAGGGCAAGTAGTTGCCACGCTAAGCAGCGCGGAGATTCTCGCGAAAAAAGAGCAGGCTGAAGCTGCTTACAAGCTCTCTCTAGTCAAACTTGACCAGGCGAAAAAAGGAGTATCGGTGACGGATAACTCCAGCAATGCCCAAGTCGACCAAGCAAAAGCAGCAGTTAACTCGGCGCAAGCACAGCTTGACGCGAACAAAAATGGAGCGCGTTCAGAAGAAATTACGCAGCTCAAAGCGAAATTGCAAGCAGCACAAACATCGAATCAAATTGCCGCGACGAATTTGGAACGAATGAAAAAATTAATGGCGGAAGGTGCCGTTCCACAAGTGAAAGTGGAAGAGGCGCAGATGCAAGCAGAAAAGGCGCAAGCGGAGTTTAAAGCAGCAGAAGAGCAGTTGAAAATGGCTCAAACTGGATCGCGCAAAGAGCAGGTGGATGCTGCACAAGCACAGCTGGATCAAGCAAAAGCTGCATACAACCAAGCTGTCGCAGGGAGAGGTCAAGTAGGCTTGAAGGAGCTGGATGTTAAATCCGCAGAGGCGAACGTGATGCAGGCAAAAGGTGCACTGGCAGAAATGGAAGCCTATGTGAACAACACCAAGCTGACAGCTCCAGTAGACGGTATTGTAAAATCAGTTGCCGTTCAAAAGGGAGAGCTGGTTTCCCAAGGCTTCACCGTTTTGACGATCCAAACGAAATCAGACAACTATGTCAAATTTTATGTAAATGAATACATGCTCGCGAATGTGAAAACAGGCGATCAAGTGAAATTGTTTGTCCCAGCCCTGAGCAGAGAAGTAGACGCCAAAGTGGTTACTGTAGCTCCTGCTGCTGACTTTGCCGTAAAAAAAGCCACACAAGAACTCGGTGATCGTGACATTCGTTCCTTCCAGGTGAAGCTGCTGGTGTCCGATCCGGAATTACGTCCAGGCCTGACGGTTGAGTGGAAGCTTGAAGGAGCTGGTAATGGTGAATAG
- a CDS encoding ABC transporter permease, producing MVNSFYHLFWSEWKNLFANKTIRNILFLVPLIYLTMFGFLYSEKKVMEIPTVMVDADQTELSRELYRAFEVDHTFRITSVVGTEEEAMKLVDKGEANIALIIPAGLEKDVKAGREAEVLTVIDGSNIMISNTAVRAANTAIKSVSAGTTLKKMEALGGWGEEGKNMFTGIDYRYRVLYNPTFSYLSFMVFGLAGTVLQQVLFLGIVLSVAQQKEEGTWKDTLSRYSFFAITASKLLPYFLAGTLNMFLAFTLMLKGFDIPYYGSTVDVMLLATMFNLAVLAIGYAISFVSSSQLQATQIGMMIAVPSFMLSGYTWPLMSMPTGIVAIAKSLPLTYFLNGVREILTKGHGLSAVRNDFVVLGFMTLIGLFAAYVIYLLQIRKIKGKVSEQTAA from the coding sequence ATGGTGAATAGTTTCTATCACCTGTTCTGGAGCGAATGGAAAAATCTTTTTGCAAACAAAACCATTCGTAATATTCTCTTTCTTGTTCCGCTGATTTATCTGACGATGTTCGGATTTCTGTACAGTGAGAAAAAAGTGATGGAGATCCCTACTGTGATGGTGGATGCCGATCAAACCGAATTGAGTCGTGAGCTCTATCGCGCCTTTGAGGTCGATCACACATTTCGAATCACGTCTGTTGTAGGAACAGAAGAAGAAGCAATGAAATTGGTTGACAAGGGCGAAGCAAATATCGCCCTGATCATTCCTGCTGGATTAGAAAAGGATGTGAAGGCTGGGAGAGAGGCAGAGGTACTGACTGTTATCGACGGCAGTAACATCATGATTTCGAATACGGCAGTTCGAGCAGCGAATACAGCGATTAAGTCTGTTTCAGCAGGAACCACGCTGAAGAAGATGGAAGCACTTGGAGGCTGGGGAGAAGAAGGAAAAAACATGTTTACCGGTATCGACTATCGATACAGAGTGCTGTATAATCCGACCTTCAGCTATCTGTCTTTCATGGTATTCGGACTTGCAGGTACAGTACTTCAGCAAGTGCTGTTCCTCGGAATCGTATTGTCTGTAGCCCAACAAAAAGAAGAGGGTACCTGGAAGGATACACTCTCTCGCTATAGCTTCTTCGCAATCACAGCGAGCAAATTGCTGCCGTACTTTCTGGCAGGAACCCTCAACATGTTCCTGGCGTTTACACTTATGTTAAAAGGTTTTGATATCCCTTATTACGGAAGCACTGTCGACGTGATGCTACTGGCTACCATGTTTAACTTGGCGGTGTTGGCTATTGGTTATGCCATCTCCTTTGTGTCTAGCAGCCAGCTCCAAGCTACTCAGATCGGGATGATGATTGCCGTACCTTCGTTCATGTTATCTGGCTATACCTGGCCACTCATGTCGATGCCGACCGGAATTGTCGCGATTGCAAAATCTTTGCCACTGACGTATTTCTTGAATGGTGTCAGAGAAATATTGACGAAGGGACATGGTCTGTCAGCAGTGAGGAACGACTTTGTAGTTCTCGGCTTCATGACTCTCATCGGGTTGTTCGCAGCCTATGTCATTTATTTGTTGCAGATAAGGAAAATTAAGGGAAAAGTTAGTGAGCAAACAGCAGCATAA
- a CDS encoding DUF3907 family protein yields the protein MSATHLKQLCEETYTKLKKVSMEVERFLNQITLAGLVSASGDPEEFETYYRNYLSDLRHLLVYCENAYERLGVSLRRARFHEEFAEEVLYQVYHTCINNFYYPKGEVYEEDGRLAYTGQDCIIFRKQVTPELQQLTLSLSRVFEQMRNDLQYYETDYIAKKSMQIEKAQA from the coding sequence ATGTCAGCGACTCATCTAAAGCAATTGTGCGAAGAGACGTACACCAAGTTGAAAAAGGTCAGCATGGAAGTGGAACGTTTTTTGAATCAGATTACCTTAGCTGGTCTTGTATCCGCGTCAGGTGATCCTGAAGAATTTGAAACGTATTACCGTAACTATCTTTCCGACTTGCGCCACCTTTTGGTTTACTGCGAAAATGCATACGAAAGGCTGGGAGTATCGCTCCGACGCGCACGATTTCATGAGGAGTTCGCCGAGGAAGTATTGTATCAGGTATACCATACCTGTATAAATAACTTCTACTATCCCAAAGGTGAGGTTTACGAAGAAGATGGGCGATTGGCCTATACGGGTCAGGACTGTATCATTTTTCGCAAGCAGGTGACCCCTGAGTTACAGCAGTTGACTTTGTCCCTGTCCAGAGTGTTCGAACAGATGCGTAATGATCTTCAATATTACGAGACAGACTATATCGCGAAAAAAAGTATGCAAATAGAAAAAGCACAGGCCTAA
- a CDS encoding anti-repressor SinI family protein, which produces MKTTPSPKDLLDKEWIDLILTARKMGLSIEEIRFFLVNSSLSFDEEKSDSFEA; this is translated from the coding sequence ATGAAAACCACTCCGTCTCCTAAAGATCTCCTGGATAAGGAATGGATCGATTTAATCCTTACAGCACGAAAAATGGGATTAAGCATTGAGGAAATTCGTTTTTTTCTTGTGAACTCTTCTCTCTCTTTTGATGAGGAAAAAAGTGATTCCTTCGAAGCATAA
- a CDS encoding helix-turn-helix domain-containing protein — translation MIGSRIQQLRIDKGLSLSDLAERAGVAKSYLSSIERGIQRNPSIQFLEKIALVLNVTVDTLLQEKDIPSSENVDEEWYKLIEEAMKSGVSKEQFREFLEYNKWRLNRHK, via the coding sequence ATGATCGGCTCGCGTATACAGCAGCTTAGAATAGACAAAGGCCTTTCTCTTTCTGATTTAGCTGAACGCGCTGGTGTCGCAAAGTCTTATCTGAGCTCAATCGAGCGCGGCATTCAGCGAAATCCTTCTATTCAATTTCTTGAGAAAATCGCACTAGTATTAAATGTGACAGTAGACACATTGCTTCAGGAAAAAGATATTCCTTCAAGCGAGAATGTTGATGAAGAATGGTACAAGCTGATCGAAGAGGCTATGAAATCCGGGGTAAGTAAAGAACAGTTTCGGGAGTTTTTGGAGTACAATAAATGGCGGTTAAATCGACATAAATAA
- a CDS encoding glycosyltransferase family 2 protein, translated as MRDFLQAYGIFAVYYVIVIETLYLTILSLSIKNIFSIIKSSMYSRFQSLSGSEYVPQISILVPAYNEELTIIENVRSLLALDYPKYEVVVINDGSKDDTLQVLLQEFQLTRTEYAGGSRVLETSNVRGVYYNSQYPNLYLIDKENGGKADSLNAGINLSHYPLIASIDADSLLEKDALIRIAKVYMENPEETVAIGGIVRIANGCEIEDGMIKKVNLPTKILPMFQCVEYLKAFLGGRIGWSSINGLIIVSGAFGVFRKDFVVKAGGYRGGYPGEDMNIIIKLHKYMLENKLPYRVAFCPDAVCWTQAPDTLKILGSQRRRWGRGNLKNMLEYGIYIVGRPKYKVMGLITFPYNIIFETLNPYFRFTGFLALLGYTLMDMTQWRILAIYALLNLLFGVLLGIGSLFMEELAFKRYTRVRDNLKMLAFLFFMFLGYQQLGVIWRFLGHIEFLRNNNTWGTMTRTSWKT; from the coding sequence ATGAGGGACTTTTTGCAAGCATACGGGATCTTTGCTGTTTATTACGTAATCGTAATTGAGACGCTCTATTTAACGATTCTAAGTCTGTCCATCAAAAATATTTTTTCCATCATAAAAAGCTCCATGTATTCTCGCTTTCAGTCACTCTCTGGGTCAGAGTACGTACCACAAATTTCGATTCTCGTTCCCGCTTACAATGAGGAATTGACCATCATTGAAAACGTTCGCTCGCTTCTCGCGCTAGATTATCCCAAGTATGAAGTTGTTGTTATTAATGACGGTTCAAAAGATGACACGTTGCAAGTTTTGTTACAGGAGTTCCAGTTAACCCGCACAGAGTATGCAGGGGGCTCCAGAGTATTGGAAACCTCCAACGTACGAGGCGTTTATTACAATTCGCAATATCCCAATTTATATCTCATTGATAAGGAAAACGGAGGAAAAGCCGACTCGCTAAACGCCGGGATTAATCTTTCCCATTACCCATTGATTGCTTCCATTGATGCTGATTCGTTATTGGAAAAGGACGCGTTGATCCGCATTGCCAAGGTGTACATGGAAAACCCTGAAGAAACGGTCGCGATCGGCGGTATCGTCCGAATCGCAAACGGCTGTGAGATCGAGGATGGAATGATAAAGAAAGTCAATCTTCCAACCAAAATCTTGCCTATGTTCCAGTGTGTCGAATACTTAAAGGCATTCCTAGGGGGAAGGATTGGGTGGAGTTCAATCAACGGGCTGATTATTGTGTCTGGTGCCTTTGGGGTATTTCGAAAAGATTTCGTTGTCAAAGCCGGCGGTTATCGAGGGGGATATCCCGGCGAGGACATGAACATCATCATCAAGCTTCATAAATATATGCTTGAAAATAAACTTCCGTATCGAGTGGCTTTTTGCCCCGATGCCGTTTGCTGGACCCAGGCTCCTGATACCCTGAAAATACTTGGCAGCCAGCGAAGAAGATGGGGACGCGGCAACCTCAAAAACATGCTGGAGTACGGCATTTATATAGTAGGCCGTCCCAAGTACAAAGTTATGGGGTTGATTACATTTCCCTATAACATCATTTTTGAAACACTGAATCCATATTTCAGATTTACCGGTTTTTTGGCTCTGCTGGGATATACATTGATGGACATGACTCAATGGAGAATACTAGCTATCTATGCGTTGCTGAATCTCTTGTTTGGCGTACTGCTCGGGATAGGCTCCCTGTTTATGGAAGAGTTGGCCTTCAAGCGTTACACAAGAGTTCGCGACAACCTTAAGATGTTGGCATTCCTCTTCTTCATGTTTCTTGGATATCAGCAGTTGGGAGTCATCTGGAGATTTTTGGGTCATATCGAGTTTCTGCGCAACAATAATACATGGGGAACCATGACGAGAACAAGCTGGAAAACATAG
- a CDS encoding response regulator transcription factor, with translation MSQIAKAYSFPLFQAFEHVLTFYESSQLPCGIILAVTNGSSEEKIQDLKISLAKAEGFTDIHCFYDKQSSILGILLGDQMLGNTHFHSLFIKEQLQTQRMLAGPVFIASFPEQGESAAQVLSGMVQEITAGMGSAGDIHIYSGKRSSEVKRSLLLVSQDETVNEFLRIYLQRKGYCVYLADNGREAWEKYKRFLPDAVITDVNLAIEDGYQLISKINGVEHGTKIVVLTHKRLEDDKKRSFELGVSDYIAKPFSPVDLEARVRSLLS, from the coding sequence ATGAGTCAGATTGCAAAAGCGTATTCGTTTCCTTTATTTCAAGCCTTTGAACATGTGCTTACCTTCTATGAATCGAGTCAGTTGCCATGCGGGATTATTCTGGCTGTAACGAATGGAAGCAGTGAAGAAAAGATCCAAGATTTGAAAATATCTTTGGCAAAAGCAGAGGGGTTTACGGATATCCATTGTTTTTACGACAAACAAAGCAGCATTCTCGGTATTCTCCTCGGCGACCAAATGCTAGGTAATACTCATTTCCATTCTCTCTTCATCAAGGAACAGCTACAGACCCAACGTATGTTGGCAGGGCCAGTATTCATCGCGAGCTTCCCTGAACAGGGGGAATCAGCAGCACAAGTTCTCAGTGGTATGGTACAGGAGATTACTGCTGGAATGGGAAGTGCTGGTGATATTCACATATATAGCGGTAAAAGATCATCGGAAGTAAAGAGGAGTCTTTTGCTTGTTTCGCAAGATGAAACTGTGAATGAGTTTTTACGCATCTATTTACAAAGAAAAGGTTACTGCGTTTATTTGGCGGACAATGGGAGAGAGGCTTGGGAAAAATACAAGCGATTTTTACCGGACGCTGTTATCACCGATGTCAATTTGGCCATTGAAGACGGTTACCAGCTTATCAGCAAGATCAATGGAGTGGAGCATGGCACCAAAATTGTGGTATTAACCCACAAACGGTTGGAAGACGACAAGAAAAGATCATTCGAGCTGGGAGTCTCAGATTATATAGCGAAGCCATTTTCACCAGTAGACCTGGAAGCACGAGTGAGAAGTCTATTGTCTTAA
- a CDS encoding nucleotide sugar dehydrogenase produces MSYFTKLKQKMESKTVKVGVIGLGYVGLPLAMEMAKSGFSVYGIDLDQRKVESLLAGRSYIQDVPCDVIQSSLSAQRFFPTTDYRVLKELDAVSICVPTPLSENQDPDTSFIKGVVREIIKYKKKNLLITLESTTYPGTTEELIQWEFEKLGLTVGKDFFLCFSPERVDPGNYSFNTHNTPKVIGGTTPKCLELGALLYSNLVTNVVTVSSPKVAEMSKLLENTFRSVNIAFINEMAMMCDKMGIDVWEVIKAASTKPFGYMPFYPGPGIGGHCIPLDPMYLSWKAKGFRFHSKFIELAQSINDNMPDYVINKTAQVLNLYAKSIKNSRILILGMAYKPDIDDLRESPGLHIYELFQENGARVDYYDPYAQSFVDKRGNTIRSIPYDLEQMKNYDCMVLVTNHKSFNYQMFADLGVAIIDTRNAFDSITGQHIYKLGNPARMHVGEERVVLLA; encoded by the coding sequence ATGAGCTACTTCACAAAATTGAAGCAAAAAATGGAATCAAAAACCGTAAAAGTTGGGGTAATTGGACTTGGGTACGTTGGTCTGCCCCTCGCTATGGAAATGGCAAAAAGCGGTTTCTCTGTTTATGGGATCGATTTGGACCAGCGGAAGGTAGAAAGCTTGCTCGCAGGCAGATCATATATCCAGGACGTTCCTTGCGATGTGATCCAATCAAGTCTTTCTGCTCAGCGATTCTTCCCGACCACTGATTATCGGGTGCTCAAGGAGCTGGATGCGGTCAGCATATGTGTTCCAACGCCGCTCAGTGAAAATCAAGACCCGGATACGTCCTTTATTAAGGGGGTTGTCCGTGAAATTATCAAATACAAAAAGAAAAACCTTCTGATTACGCTTGAAAGCACAACGTACCCTGGTACGACAGAAGAATTGATCCAATGGGAGTTCGAAAAGCTGGGTCTGACTGTCGGAAAGGATTTCTTCCTTTGCTTCTCTCCTGAGCGTGTCGATCCAGGTAACTATTCCTTCAACACGCACAATACGCCAAAAGTAATCGGGGGAACCACGCCGAAGTGCTTGGAGTTGGGAGCTCTGCTCTATAGCAATCTGGTTACTAACGTAGTAACGGTTTCATCCCCGAAAGTCGCAGAAATGTCTAAATTATTGGAAAATACATTTCGGAGTGTAAACATTGCCTTTATCAATGAAATGGCTATGATGTGCGACAAAATGGGCATTGATGTGTGGGAAGTTATCAAAGCTGCGTCAACGAAACCGTTTGGATATATGCCGTTTTATCCAGGTCCTGGAATTGGGGGGCATTGCATTCCGCTTGATCCGATGTACCTCTCTTGGAAGGCAAAGGGCTTCCGTTTTCATAGCAAATTTATCGAACTGGCACAATCGATTAACGACAATATGCCAGACTATGTGATCAATAAAACCGCACAGGTACTGAATCTTTATGCCAAATCAATCAAAAACTCGCGGATTCTCATTTTGGGGATGGCCTACAAGCCTGACATTGATGATCTGCGTGAATCCCCTGGCTTGCATATATACGAACTATTCCAGGAAAACGGGGCACGTGTCGATTACTACGATCCTTATGCACAAAGCTTTGTAGACAAACGAGGGAACACAATTCGTTCCATTCCGTATGACTTGGAACAAATGAAAAATTACGATTGCATGGTACTCGTTACGAATCATAAGAGCTTTAACTACCAGATGTTTGCTGATCTGGGTGTAGCTATCATTGATACACGAAATGCTTTTGACAGCATAACGGGTCAACACATTTACAAGCTGGGGAATCCAGCAAGGATGCACGTCGGAGAAGAACGAGTCGTACTCCTGGCTTAA